CTCGCCGCGGTCATGCCGGTCCCGGACTGGTCGACCTCGCTCGCCGCGATGCTGGGCATCGGGGTGGGCATCGACTACGCGCTGCTGCTGGTCACCCGGTTCCGCGAGTGGCGCGCCGAGGGGCTCGAACCCGAGGCCGCCACCGTCGCCGCGCTGGACACCGCGGGTCGCGCGGTCGTGGTCGCCGGAATGACCGTGGTGGTCAGCATGCTCGGGCTGTTCGCGATGGGCCTGTCGTTCATGCGCGGCGCCGCGGTCTCGGCGATCCTCTCCGTGCTCGTCGTGATCGCCGCGTCCGCCACGCTCTTCCCCGCCCTGCTCGGCTACCTCGGCCGGCACATCGAGCGGCTCCGGCTGCCCCTGCCCCGGCGCCGCGCCGCCCAGGGCGAGCGCTCGGTGGGCGCCGGCTGGCTGCGCTGGAGCAGGCTCGTGGAGCGTCACCGCGTCCTCGGTGCCGTCACCGGGGTCGTCGTCCTGCTGGCGCTCGCGGCGCCGTTCCTCGGCGTGCGCTTCGGCTTCCCCGACGCGGGCAACGACCCCGCCGGGCGCTCGAACCGGCTGGCGTACGACACGGTGGCCGCCGGCTTCGGACCGGGCAGCAACGGACCGCTGGTCCTGGTCGCCGAGTTGGCGCCGGGCACCCCCGCCGACGCAACGGCCTCGCTGCCCACCGCACTGAAGGCGGTGCCCGGCGTCACGGCCGTGACCCCTCCGGTGCCCGGCTCCGACGGCCGCTCGCTGCTGCTCACCGTCGTCCCGGACAGCGGTCCGCAGTCCGGCGCCACCAAGACCCTGGTCCGCGACCTCCGCGACCGCGTCATCCCGGCCGCGGTCGGCCCCGGCGTCCGGGTCCACGTCGGCGGGGCGACCGCCAGTGCGATCGACAGCACCGACAACATCGCCCGCCGCATCCCGCTGCTGGTCGGCGGCGTGGTCACGGTGTCGATGCTCCTGCTCCTGGTGGCCTTCCGTAGCCTCGCCGTCGCCCTCAAGGCCGCTGTGATGAACCTGCTCTCCGTCGGCGCCGCGTACGGCGTGGTCGCCCTCGTCCTCGAAGGCGGCACCGCAGGCCGGTTGATCGGCATCGACAGCCCCACCCCGCTGCCGGCCTTCGTCCCGGTGCTGACCTTCGCCGTCCTGTTCGGCCTTTCGATGGACTACGAGGTCTTCCTGGTGAGCCGGATGCGTGAGGCCTGGCTGCGCACCGACGACAACGCGGAGTCCATCGTCAGCGGACTGGCGGGCACCGCACGGGTGATCACCGCGGCGGCGGCCATCATGGTCGCCGTGTTCGCGGCCTTCGTCCCGGCACCCGACCTGCCGATCAAGGTCATCGGCGTCGGCATGGGGTCGGCCATCCTGATCGACGCCACGCTGGTCCGCCTGCTGCTGGTACCGGCCGTGATGCACCTGCTCGGCCGCGGCAACTGGTGGCTGCCCGGCTGGCTGGACCGCCGCCTGCCCCACCTCCACGTCGAAGGACACACGGAGTTCTACCAGCCGGAGGCCCCCGCCGAGGCACCCCGCTCCCCGGCGGCGGTCGGCTAGGGCTCCGGCCCTAGCCGTAACGTCCCGACAGTGGACCGCGGGCGCCTCACGACGCCCGCGGTCCGCCGGTCTACTCCGGTTCGGAGAGCGTCAGTTGCTTCGAGGTGCGGGTGAGCGTCTCCAGCGGTCGGGTGAGCACCTCGGCGAACGCCAGTTCCGCGGCGCCGATCAGGACGGTGTCAGCGCCGAGTTCGCTGACCCGCAGCCGAAGTTTCTCCCGCACCGCGGCAAGGGCATTGGTGTTGATCTGGCTGCGCACCTGTGCGGCGGATCCGAGGAAGACCTCCCGGAGGGTGCCGCCGAGGATGACCAGGTCCGGATCGAAGAGGTTGGCGACGTTCGCGATGCCGATGCCGAGCCAGTCCCCGACGCGGTGCAGAGCCTCCCGTGCGGTGACGTCCCCGCGGTCGGCGGCGGTCACCACCGACTGCACGGCGTCGGCCCCGGTGACGCGGCCGTCCCGGCCGGCGGCTTCCAGCAGGGCACGCTCACCTGCCTCGGCCTCCAGGCAGCCGCGGGCGCCGCAGCCGCACGGCCGTCCCCGGTGCGGGTTGACGGTCATGTGGCCGACCTCGCCGGCGTATCCGCGTTGGCCGCGCAGGAGTTCACCGTCGATGATCACTCCGGCGCCGATGCCCGTCTCGCCGTGGAGGTAGACGAGGTTCTGGCTTCCGCGGCCGATGCCGCGCCGGTGCTCGGCGAGCGCACCGAGATTGGCCTCGTTCGCGACGAGGACCGGCAGGTCCAGGCGCAGCCGGTCGGCGAACGCCCCGGCGAAGTCGACGCCCTTCCAGCCCATGTTGGGGGTGAGGCTGACCAGCCCGTCGGGATGGCGGACGATGCCGCGTACCGCCACGGCGACGCCGACGCACGAGCTGCCGGCCGGTGCGCCGGCCAGCATCTCGTGGGCGAATCCCGCGAGGACGGCGGCCACTCGCGCGGGGTCCTGGGGGTGTCCGTCGGGCCAGGGGCACTCGCGCCGGTCCAGGAACACGCCGCCGAGTCCGATGAGGGCTGCCGCCAGGCGCTGCACGCCCAGGTCCGCCGCCAGGACGTGCACGCGAGTGGACTCCGGCCGGACGACCAGCGAAGGCCTCCCGGCCCGGCCGGTCTCGCGCGGCAACTCCTCGCGGACCAGGCCCGCGGCCGCCAGGTCACCGACCAGGCCCAGGATGGTGCTGCGGTTGAGGCCCAACTCGGCGGCCAGGACAGCCCGCGAGGTGGGCCCGTCGAAATGCACGTGGCGCAGCAGCGCGCCCAGGTTGTGCTGGCGGACCTCTTCCTGGGAAGGAGCGGCTTTCATCGCGGGCCACCCTCATCTTCGGAATGGGCTCATCGTCGGGCTGTGCGGCGGCGGGACATGGCATCCACACCGGCGGCCACCAGCAGAACCGATCCCGTGACAGCGTACTTGACGCCCGAGCTGTACCCCATCAGTCCCATGCCGTTCTGGATCACCGCGACGACCAGACCGCCCAGCACGGCGTCGACGACGCGGCCGCGACCGCCGAACAGGCTGGTGCCGCCGATGACGGCGCTGCCGACTGCGAGCAGCAGGACGTTGCTCCCGCCGGTGTTGGGGTCCACCGAGTTGCCCCGGGAGGCGGCGATGATGCCACCGACGGCCGCCAGGCAGGAGCAGATGACGAACGCGGCGGTGCGGATGAAGGCGACGTTGATCCCGGCCCGGCGGGCGGCTTCGGCGCTGCCGCCCACGGCGTAGATGTGCAGGCCGAAGCCGGTCCGCTGCAGGGTGAACGTCCCCAGCAGGACGAGGGCCCCGATCACGGGTACGACGAGGGGCACGCCGGTGAGGGAGCCGATGACGATGTTGCGGCTGCGCTCCTGGTTGAGCAGGTACACGGCCACGCCGCCGAGCACGACGACGGTGCCGGTCCGGACGGCGAGGAGTGCCACCGGGGTGCCGGCGAGGCCCCGGCCGCGCCGGTCGCGGCTGCGGCGCAGTTGCAGGGCCGTGTACCCGGCGGCGCAGCAGGCCAGCAGGACCCAGCCGAGGGCGGGGCTCAGGTTGTCGTTCGCGATGGCCAGGATGGTGGGGTCCTTGATGGAGATGTTCGTGCCCTCCTTCAGCAGGATCAGGACGATGCCCTGGAAGCCGAGGAACGCGGCCAGCGTCACCACGAAGGAGGGGATGCCGACCTTGGCGACGAGCGTCCCGATGAGCAGGCCGATGACCGCGCCGGTCAGCACGGCGGCAGCCACTGCGGCGTACCAGGGCCAGCCGTGGTTGGTCAGCAGGATGGCCAGGACGGCGGCGCAGACGCCGCTGGCGTATCCGGCGGACAGGTCGATCTCGCCGAGGAGCAGGACGAAGACCAGCCCCATGGCGATGGCGATGCTGCCCGCGCTCTGGGTGAGCAGGTTGGCGAAGTTCAGGTTGGACAGGAAGACCGGGCGCAGGAGGGCGAAGAACACGCACAGCACGACCAGGCCGGCGACGGCGGGAAGGGCGCCGAGCTCGCCCGCGCGCACCTGGTCGAGGTAGCCGCGGCCGATGTCGCCCAGGCCGGCGGTCGGAGGCCGGCCTTCCGCGGAGTCGGTGGGCCGGTTCGGCGGCTCGGGCTTCTGGGGGGCGAGGGCGGAGGTCATGCGGCGGCTCCGTTGGGGGTGGTCCGGGGGCCCAGGTCGCCGCTGCGGCCCGAGGTGATCAGTTCGACGACCTGAGCGTGGGTCACGTCGGAGGCCCTGACCTGAGCGGCCATCCGTCCCAGGTAGAGCGCGGCGATCCGGTCGGAGACCGCGAAGACGTCGTTCATGTTGTGCGAGATGAGCACGACGGCCAGGCCGTTGTCGGCCAGCCGGCGCACGAGTTCCAGGACCTGCGCGGTCTGGGCGACGCCCAGCGCCGCGGTGGGCTCGTCGAGGACCACGAGCTTGCTGTTCCACAGCACCGCCTTGGCGATGGCCACGGTCTGGCGCTGGCCGCCGGAGAGGCTGGAGACCTTCTGGCGGAGGGACTTGACGGTCCGCACCGA
The genomic region above belongs to Streptomyces sp. 1331.2 and contains:
- a CDS encoding sugar ABC transporter permease → MTSALAPQKPEPPNRPTDSAEGRPPTAGLGDIGRGYLDQVRAGELGALPAVAGLVVLCVFFALLRPVFLSNLNFANLLTQSAGSIAIAMGLVFVLLLGEIDLSAGYASGVCAAVLAILLTNHGWPWYAAVAAAVLTGAVIGLLIGTLVAKVGIPSFVVTLAAFLGFQGIVLILLKEGTNISIKDPTILAIANDNLSPALGWVLLACCAAGYTALQLRRSRDRRGRGLAGTPVALLAVRTGTVVVLGGVAVYLLNQERSRNIVIGSLTGVPLVVPVIGALVLLGTFTLQRTGFGLHIYAVGGSAEAARRAGINVAFIRTAAFVICSCLAAVGGIIAASRGNSVDPNTGGSNVLLLAVGSAVIGGTSLFGGRGRVVDAVLGGLVVAVIQNGMGLMGYSSGVKYAVTGSVLLVAAGVDAMSRRRTARR
- a CDS encoding ROK family transcriptional regulator, producing the protein MKAAPSQEEVRQHNLGALLRHVHFDGPTSRAVLAAELGLNRSTILGLVGDLAAAGLVREELPRETGRAGRPSLVVRPESTRVHVLAADLGVQRLAAALIGLGGVFLDRRECPWPDGHPQDPARVAAVLAGFAHEMLAGAPAGSSCVGVAVAVRGIVRHPDGLVSLTPNMGWKGVDFAGAFADRLRLDLPVLVANEANLGALAEHRRGIGRGSQNLVYLHGETGIGAGVIIDGELLRGQRGYAGEVGHMTVNPHRGRPCGCGARGCLEAEAGERALLEAAGRDGRVTGADAVQSVVTAADRGDVTAREALHRVGDWLGIGIANVANLFDPDLVILGGTLREVFLGSAAQVRSQINTNALAAVREKLRLRVSELGADTVLIGAAELAFAEVLTRPLETLTRTSKQLTLSEPE
- a CDS encoding MMPL family transporter codes for the protein MSQGLREGRRTAAGESRPHRPGPLGRIAGWSFRNRGRTVLLWLLAAGAAFGLSAGLGAKYSADYSAPGSDSKQAQQLLARDFPGLGGESISLVLTSDGSVTDAATRDRVKDLLARMAEVSHVSGIDDPYGPRGKVSADGRTALGQIHLDVAAAPDMPKADTQRLLDLARPVDGGLRVHLGGMTVQQAEQGAIGSEGIGLAAAAVILVITFGSVVAAGLPMLTALGGLAVSSALLPVLAAVMPVPDWSTSLAAMLGIGVGIDYALLLVTRFREWRAEGLEPEAATVAALDTAGRAVVVAGMTVVVSMLGLFAMGLSFMRGAAVSAILSVLVVIAASATLFPALLGYLGRHIERLRLPLPRRRAAQGERSVGAGWLRWSRLVERHRVLGAVTGVVVLLALAAPFLGVRFGFPDAGNDPAGRSNRLAYDTVAAGFGPGSNGPLVLVAELAPGTPADATASLPTALKAVPGVTAVTPPVPGSDGRSLLLTVVPDSGPQSGATKTLVRDLRDRVIPAAVGPGVRVHVGGATASAIDSTDNIARRIPLLVGGVVTVSMLLLLVAFRSLAVALKAAVMNLLSVGAAYGVVALVLEGGTAGRLIGIDSPTPLPAFVPVLTFAVLFGLSMDYEVFLVSRMREAWLRTDDNAESIVSGLAGTARVITAAAAIMVAVFAAFVPAPDLPIKVIGVGMGSAILIDATLVRLLLVPAVMHLLGRGNWWLPGWLDRRLPHLHVEGHTEFYQPEAPAEAPRSPAAVG
- a CDS encoding ATP-binding cassette domain-containing protein, which gives rise to MTETPILELRGINKSFGPVQVLHDVALSAHAGEVTALVGDNGAGKSTLVKCIGGIHPIDAGDYLFEGRPVQVHSPRDAAELGVEIVYQDLALCDNLDIVQNMFLGREKRRGMVLDDSTMEEMAAATLKGLSVRTVKSLRQKVSSLSGGQRQTVAIAKAVLWNSKLVVLDEPTAALGVAQTAQVLELVRRLADNGLAVVLISHNMNDVFAVSDRIAALYLGRMAAQVRASDVTHAQVVELITSGRSGDLGPRTTPNGAAA